A region of the Cyanobium usitatum str. Tous genome:
GATTAGATAGCGCTATTGGCAGAAGACGTGCCAATGAAGGAGTTGTTCGTGTTGGTACCAATGTGGTGACGGGATACAGCACAGAGACGCCATCTCAGGGCGGTAATGTTGTATGTACCCCTGAGCTGTCTACAGCTGGGCTTGTTTTAGGTGCCAGGGTAGAGAAAATCGATGACAATGGATTTGTTACTTTCGTTTTGTCCCCTAGCGTTTCCGCAGTCACTGATCAAGAAAATGCTCCCCAGGGCTGTGGATCAAATCTAAATATTCTTAGTATTCGCAGCCTGGATACAGGTGCTTTGCGCGTTCGCGATGGTCAAACTCTTATCATGACAGGTGTTATTTCTGAGTTTGATAGAACTGAAGTTAGCAAGTGGCCCATCCTTGGCGACATGCCTTTGATCGGTCAATTCTTTAGATCAAGTTCGGGGCGCAAGGAAAAGCGCGAACTTGTAATTATGGTGTCGCCGCGAATAGTTAATGACGATCAAGGCGGTGTATATGGCTATGGATACCAGCCCGGGACTGCTGCTGGACGTGAATTCTTTGGGGCAATGAGCGGCCCTGGCGGAAATTAAACTTGGTGGTCACCATTGCTTTTGGCTCTGATCGATAAGGCTGATGTCTGTGCAGCCACCCGACCAGTCTGATGGTGCGTCTTTAGGGCCGGCGCCAGCTGATGAGCAGGCCGTCCGGCTGGAAGTCTTGGAATCGCAAGTTGCAGAGGCTCAGGCTGAGCTTGAGGAATACCAGCGCCTACTGAACGAGCTGCCAGGGATTTATGAAGGAAAATTTAGTCAGAAGTTGCGCTCCGTTGCCCAAGAGATCCGCCAGCTGCTTGATGAGCGTAAGGCCCTTCAGTAGCAAGTGGGGCATGCCTTGGCTGAGTCCACCCAGCAGAAGCAGCTGCCGGCCTCAGGGGCAGCATCTGAAGTTCCGGATAACCCCAACCCCCCAATTTGGACCAAGTTGCAAATCCCCCTCTTTAAGCGCTTGCCCAAGCTCCGGCTGCTGGGTCTTAGTGCAGCAGCGTTGGGGCTTGTTGGTGCAGCACTAGTGATTCCTAGCCTTTTCAGTAGTCGTGAACTCGCTCCTCGGGGTGGGGCGTTGATTCGCTCCCCTCAGGCAGCTCCAGTGCCAAACGCGTCTACCACGATTCAGTTGCAGGCTCGAGGAGGTGAGAGCTGGGTGTTAGTGGAAGATCTCAAGGGGCGCCAAGTCTTTGATGCAATCCTCCAGCCAGGAGCGCCCAAGCGGTTTCCGCTGGCTCAGGGGTTGCGGCTGCGCTCCGGCCGCCCCGATCTGCTTTTCGTTGCTGTAGGTGATGCGGTGCCTAAGCCCCTAGGCGACGTTGGCGATCTCGATTGGGTGGAGATTCGCCCTTGAAGCTCAGATTCAGAATCCCATCCCCATGCCCATGCCTGCTGCCTTGACCGCCAGTGGCGCCAGTGCTCCGAAGGTTGAGACCAGTCCATTCAGCACCTGGCTGCCGAAGCCATTTCCGCTTGCCTGCTGATCCCCTTGGCCCATCTGCTTTACGGCTGCTCGCAGCTGTTGGGCCTGGCTGGTGTCACCGCCCTGTTCATACAGGTTGGCGGCGTAGTTGAAGTCCTTGGCCGCCATTTCAACCTGTCCCTGTTGCCCCCTCGTGATCCCTCGGGCTACCCAGGTGATTGCAGCGGCTGGTTCGCGCCGAATGGCGGCATTGAAATAACCCTCCGCTTCGCTATGGCGTCCCTGCATCGAAGCCTCCACCCCGGCGTTATGGAGTTCCACAAAGCTCAGCTGCTCTTGATTCACCCCCTTTGCCTGTTGCCAGTGGCTTCGCGACAGGGCTCCTGGGTCTAGCAGGGCTCCACTCAGATCAGCCTGGCGTAAATCGGTGCCACTTATTCGTGCTCCGCGCAGATCGGCGCCCCGCAGTGAGGCACCCGTAAGGCTGGTGAAACTAAGGTCTGCGCCGTTAAGGCGCGCCCCATCTAGCTTTGCTTGGCCAAGATTGGCTCGCTGCAACTGGGCGCCCCTAAGGTCCGCATCACGCAGGTTGGCGTGAACTAGATCAGAATCCTGCAGCTTGCAATTACGGCAGCTACGGCTATCCAGCAGCTTGATCAAGTCTTCTCCCGAGGCACGGGCCGCAGGGCTGGTTAGGCAAGCCGTCAGGCAAGCAACTGCCAGAAGTTGATATCTCAGCTTTGAACCGTTCATCACAACTATC
Encoded here:
- a CDS encoding RodZ domain-containing protein — translated: MIRSPQAAPVPNASTTIQLQARGGESWVLVEDLKGRQVFDAILQPGAPKRFPLAQGLRLRSGRPDLLFVAVGDAVPKPLGDVGDLDWVEIRP
- a CDS encoding pentapeptide repeat-containing protein, whose product is MIKLLDSRSCRNCKLQDSDLVHANLRDADLRGAQLQRANLGQAKLDGARLNGADLSFTSLTGASLRGADLRGARISGTDLRQADLSGALLDPGALSRSHWQQAKGVNQEQLSFVELHNAGVEASMQGRHSEAEGYFNAAIRREPAAAITWVARGITRGQQGQVEMAAKDFNYAANLYEQGGDTSQAQQLRAAVKQMGQGDQQASGNGFGSQVLNGLVSTFGALAPLAVKAAGMGMGMGF